The Podospora bellae-mahoneyi strain CBS 112042 chromosome 7, whole genome shotgun sequence genome includes a window with the following:
- a CDS encoding hypothetical protein (EggNog:ENOG503PEX9): MCLPCWPITKTTHERGSNQRSNSQRYRWHWSRTRNMWILRDTNPDALPTKLEHKVLGHVVQDATDDFEREMAIRDGESGEVDQKMELLGAEIISLKRKPDGYDEGTGAARQPMGAAPSPAVGLIPHKRARFDLDFPPHPQASPFTSKMKSEQDDQNGNNGARSTTPLRSMRAFPAAPPVLNPNGIHFQPQLPSTQFGPMTQTYIPRRDPPSMAYFAGPAAGFPQVTGQDTPLCQMGGYALQGGYVMGPQGPVVSSPAGVTMPAMPAMLGAGMPAMGMFGPQGGPIPPSFPGAGIAYSRMQPGMNPLMQMPNGHGHQAFPGSPTPGAQPPHVHFEPALGIGLTQSERLAADIEHAKQEGCFEPQDFMPANRDPYKEWWVEEVDGHWGLYQRRQIDRLKHKWYVRDGWFYAKRLEAPPDV; the protein is encoded by the exons ATGTGCCTCCCCTGCTGGCCAATCACCAAGACAACCCACGAACGCGGGAGCAACCAGCGTAGCAATTCCCAACGCTACCGCTGGCACTGGAGCCGCACCAGAAATATGTGGATTCTTCGAGATACG AACCCTGATGCGCTCCCGACCAAGCTTGAACATAAAGTCTTGGGACATGTGGTTCAAGACGCGACGGATGATTTTGAACGGGAGATGGCCATCAGAGATGGGGAGAGCGGGGAGGTGGATCAGAAAATGGAATTATTGGGGGCGGAGATTATCAGCCTCAAACGCAAACCAGATGGGTACGATGAGGGCACAGGTGCGGCCCGGCAGCCTATGGGAGCAGCTCCTTCCCCGGCTGTCGGCTTGATTCCTCATAAAAGGGCTCGCTTCGACCTCGATTTCCCACCCCATCCGCAGGCGAGTCCTTTTACCAGCAAGATGAAGTCGGAACAAGATGACCAGAACGGCAACAATGGCGCCAGGTCGACCACCCCTCTACGCTCAATGCGTGCCTTCCCGGCTGCCCCTCCTGTCCTGAACCCCAATGGGATTCACTTTCAGCCCCAGCTGCCCTCCACCCAGTTTGGACCTATGACCCAGACGTACATCCCTCGTCGGGATCCCCCTAGCATGGCTTATTTCGCTGGCCCGGCTGCTGGTTTTCCTCAG GTCACCGGTCAAGACACTCCCTTGTGCCAGATGGGTGGTTATGCCCTCCAAGGAGGCTACGTGATGGGTCCTCAGGGACCTGTGGTGTCGTCCCCCGCCGGCGTCACCATGCCCGCCATGCCCGCCATGCTCGGCGCTGGTATGCCTGCCATGGGCATGTTTGGCCCTCAAGGTGGTCCCATTCCGCCCAGCTTCCCCGGCGCCGGCATTGCCTACTCTCGGATGCAGCCTGGCATGAATCCGTTGATGCAGATGCCGAACGGTCACGGCCACCAAGCTTTCCCTGGTAGCCCAACTCCTGGTGCGCAGCCTCCTCACGTCCACTTTGAGCCTGCCTTGGGCATTGGCCTCACTCAGAGCGAGCGATTGGCTGCTGACATTGAGCATGCCAAGCAGGAGGGTTGCTTCGAGCCTCAGGACTTTATGCCGGCCAACAGGGACCCGTACAAGGagtggtgggtggaggaggtggatggccATTGGGGTCTCTACCAGCGTCGTCAGATTGATCGGCTCAAGCACAAGTGGTATGTGAGGGATGGTTGGTTTTATGCCAAGCGTCTTGAGGCTCCTCCTGATGTCTAG
- the CAB5 gene encoding Dephospho-CoA kinase cab5 (EggNog:ENOG503NWXJ; COG:H; BUSCO:EOG09264E6Z), with protein sequence MLLIGLTGSIATGKSTVSSLLSQPPYNLPIIDADLIARQVVEPGTPGYNAIVKHFLPSTPDLLVPVSEDMPENGPNGKGRPLNRPALGKRVFGTSLERAKDRGVLNGIVHPAVRKAMFWAVMREYVKGKRAVVLDVPLLFESKLDRYVGRVMVVGVRDEEVQMERLMRRDGHLSREDAENRVRSQGGVMKKVERAAFGGGVVVWNDGDKDDLKRELRRVMEEVERGSPRWWGWVLWVCPPLALVVGGWGLWRNWRGEREWEERERRERAKL encoded by the coding sequence ATGCTGCTCATAGGCCTCACGGGCTCGATAGCCACAGGTAAATCAACTGTTTCCTCCCTTTTATCGCAGCCACCCTACAACCTCCCAATCATCGACGCCGACCTGATCGCCCGCCAGGTCGTCGAGCCGGGCACGCCGGGTTACAATGCCATTGTGAAGCACTTCCTCCCTAGCACGCCCGACCTACTCGTCCCCGTGTCAGAGGACATGCCGGAGAATGGACCAAACGGAAAAGGCCGCCCGTTGAACCGACCTGCGCTCGGGAAGAGGGTTTTCGGTACTAGTCTGGAGAGGGCGAAGGACAGGGGGGTGCTGAACGGGATTGTGCACCCTGCTGTGAGGAAGGCCATGTTTTGGGCTGTGATGAGGGAGTATGTCAAAGGGAaaagggcggtggtgttggatgtgCCGTTGTTGTTTGAGAGTAAGCTTGATCGGTATGTGGGACGGGTtatggttgttggggtgagggatgaggaggttcagatggagaggttgatgaggcggGATGGGCATTTGAGCAGGGAGGATGCGGAGAATCGGGTTAGGAGTcaggggggggtgatgaagaaggttgagagggcggcttttggtgggggggtggtggtttggaatGATGGGGATAAGGACGATCTGaagagggagttgaggagggttatggaggaggtggagagggggagcccgaggtggtgggggtgggttttgtggGTCTGTCCTCCGTTGGcgttggttgttggggggtgggggttgtggaggaattggaggggggagagggagtgggaggagagggagaggagggagagggctaAGTTgtag
- the TIM23 gene encoding Mitochondrial import inner membrane translocase subunit tim23 (COG:U; BUSCO:EOG09264NC7; EggNog:ENOG503NW8D) — MSLWDTLTGKKSSSQTPSSTAPPPTTQSPPTSTGYASSPAPFDPTQAQGVEQFLGTSSFADPTQLHAFAGIDKDTLDYLSLEDSALTDLPGGQSVLPSRGFTDDLCYGTGVTYLAGLTLGGAWGLQEGLRRSADQPPKLRLNTVLNSITRRGPFLGNSAGVVAIVYNCVNSYIGYVRGKHDAANMILAGGISGAIFKSTRGLRPMMISGGLVASVAGLWAITRRTFFPTSQPQHKELENL; from the exons aTGTCTCTCTGGGATACCCTGACGGGCAAGAAGTCCTCgtcacaaaccccctcatcgactgcgccgccgcccaccacacagtcaccacccaccagcaccggctatgcctcctccccagctcccTTCGACCCAACCCAGGCCCAGGGTGTTGAGCAGTTCCTCGGCACCTCTTCTTTCGCCGACCCAACACAACTACATGCCTTCGCTGGCATCGACAAGGACACACTTGACTACCTCAGCCTCGAAGACTCTGCCCTCACAGACCTCCCCGGTGGCCAGTCGGTACTGCCATCCCGCGGCTTCACAGACGATCTCTGCTACGGCACCGGTGTGACCTACCTGGCAGGTCTGACATTAGGAGGTGCTTGGGGTCTGCAAGAAGgattgaggaggtcggcCGACCAGCCGCCAAAGCTGCGGTTGAACACGGTGCTCAACTCGATCACCAGGAGAGGACCTTTCTTGGGCAACTCGGCGGGTGTGGTGGCTATTGTGTACAACTGCGTCAACTCATACATTGGCTACGTCAGGGGGAAGCACGATGCTGCCAACATGATTCTGGCGGGTGGCATCAGCGGCGCGATTTTCAAGAGCACAAGGGGTCTCCGGCCAATGATGATTTCGGGTGGTCTCGTGGCCTCGGTGGCTGGTCTCTGGGCG ATCACCCGGCGCACATTCTTCCCCACAAGCCAACCGCAACacaaggagctcgagaacCTTTAA